A window of the Juglans microcarpa x Juglans regia isolate MS1-56 chromosome 5D, Jm3101_v1.0, whole genome shotgun sequence genome harbors these coding sequences:
- the LOC121264712 gene encoding IQ domain-containing protein IQM3-like: MDQAFAAVKLQNMYRSFRHRRMLADTIIMELWGHAIDFARLNISTTFFFQCINERSSNTRWTRIGFNASIVGRGMSENDEAQILAFQHWIEAIDPRHRYGHYLRLYYNRWCASNASQPFFYWMDLGAGKEIDLPECSRSMLHEQSVKYLGPLERNQYEYTVSEGKVIHKQSGHYLHTIRGSQGAKWIFVVSTSGRLYVGKKEKGRFHHSSFLAGGATIAAGSLVAEHGILKSISGFSGHYRPTNESIERFLFFLGDHGVNLKGVQIDRVTPVIAC, translated from the exons GCAGAACATGTACCGGAGTTTTCGCCACCGGCGCATGTTAGCGGACACCATCATAATGGAGCTCTG GGGGCACGCGATAGACTTTGCGAGACTGAATATCAGCACAACTTTCTTCTTCCAGTGCATCAACGAGAGAAGTTCTAATACTCGGTGGACTCGGATTGGCTTCAATGCTTCTATC GTGGGCAGAGGAATGTCTGAAAACGACGAGGCGCAAATATTGGCTTTTCAGCATTGGATTGAAGCT ATTGATCCAAGGCATCGCTATGGGCATTACTTGCGTTTGTACTACAACCGATGGTGTGCATCGAATGCTAGTCAGCCTTTTTTTTACTG GATGGATCTAGGAGCTGGCAAAGAGATCGATCTCCCAGAATGCTCGAGATCAATGCTTCACGAACAAAGCGTTAAGTATCTTGGACCT CTAGAGAGGAACCAATACGAATACACCGTTTCTGAGGGGAAAGTTATCCATAAACAGAGTGGACATTACCTTCATACAATTAGAGGATCACAAGGTGCCAAATGGATATTCGTTGTGAGCACCTCAGGCAGGCTCTACGTCGGAAAG aaagagaaaggaaggtTCCATCATTCTAGCTTCTTGGCTGGAGGAGCAACAATAGCTGCCGGAAGCCTAGTGGCAGAGCACGGAATTCTCAAG TCCATATCTGGATTTAGTGGACATTACAGGCCTACAAATGAGAGCATTGAAcgctttttattctttctagGAGACCATGGAGTGAACCTTAAGGGAGTTCAG ATAGATAGGGTTACTCCTGTAATTGCTTGCTAG